DNA sequence from the Candidatus Afararchaeum irisae genome:
CTCGGTCGCAGCCGACGCGCCCCTGTTTGTCGACGCGACGAGAGCCCCCTCCGTCGTCGCCATAGGGACGTAGTACTCTCCCGACGCGTACTCGCCGTCGACTCTGAGTGGACCCGCGACGCCGAGTGGTATCTGTATTCCGCCGACCATGTTCTCGACGTTCTTGTCGGTGGCAGTCTCGGCGTCGAAGACGTACTCTCCGACGTTCGCGAGCGAAGCCCCTGTCTCTTCCTCTATGACCTTTCTCCTGACTTCGACCGCCTCGTCCGCCGACTCAGCCTCGTCCTCGACTGCGTATAGAGGGACGTCACCGTCGACAACCCTGTCGTATAGCCCTGAGTCTTTCATCCTCGGGTCTCTTCCTCCTTCACGTTGCCGTGTTTGTCTATCTCTCCCTTGACTACCCTCGTCGACGATATCGGATCGCCGTCCTCGGCGGCTATGTACGGAACTACGACTATGTCGAGAGTCTCCATCCCGTTCTCCTGTCTTATCTCGTTTATCTTCTCGGCTCCCTTTTGAGTCTCGGGTGAGACGACTATGCAGTCAAACGAGGGATCTTCGCTCGCTATCCCGAACGGATCTTCGAGCTTGTCGACCTCGTAGTCGCGGCTCCACTCGTTGACCTCTTCTATCGCCTCTACGAGACCTTCTTTCCTCTCCTCGAAGGATCTTATCCTGCGTTCCTCATCACGTGTCTTCGGGGCGAGGTCGTCGCTTGTGAGTCCGACTACTACTCCCTCGTCGCCGAGTTCGAAAGCCTTCTTCAGCAGAGAGTAATGTCCGTCGTGTACAGGATCGAAAGTCCCGCCTACAGCAACGCGCATACACGGTGTTAGAAACGGATTACGTATTATGGTATCGGTATACATGCTCGTGCTGTGGTCGGCGCGAACTCGGCTTCCTATCCCCTCTCTTCTGTTCCTTCTCTTCATACTCCTCTAAACTGGGGGACTGTCTTATTGTGTCTGCCACCCCCTACTGAGGCGCATGAAGGTACTCACGGAGTACGTCTTCGACTGCTCGGGCTGTGGAGAGTCGGTCGCTGTCAACGCCGAGATGAAACAGACACTTCTCCGTGACGGCTGTCCCGTCTGTCGAGAGGACGTTTCCGAGGACGACTTCGACTCCGTATAGCTACTCTCCAAGAGTATTTCAAGGCTCGCTCACCTCTATCCGAGAAGTAGATGAGTGATGAAGAGAACGCTGGAGACAGAATAAGACCACTCGACGAGAGCTACATAGGCTGTATCTGTGAAGTAACTAACTCAGCCGCTGAGGTCTACTACGGCACACTGCCGGAGAGATGTTACAGCCGACCCTATATGACCCGAGAAGACGTCAGGGAAGACATCGAGGAGGGCGTCGTATACAGGGGCTACTTCCTCGACTCAGATCTCGTCGGTGTCATAGGGGTTCAGGAGATCGAGAACAGCCAGTCCTTCGTAGCCGTGAGACGTCTCTACGTAGTCCCCGACTTTCAGAGACAGGGAATAGGAACAAGCCTCCTCAGACACTGTCTCGACTCTAATCCCAACAGGGACGTCTACACAGTAACTTGGAAGGACGCACCGTGGGCTGTCGAGTTCTACGAGAAGAACGGCTTCGAGAACCTCGGGGTTCAGCCAGAGCTAGTAGAGAGACACTGGAGCCCGCCCGAGGGATGTGAGAACGACTTCGTCGTCCTACTCCTCGAAAGTTGACAGTACAG
Encoded proteins:
- a CDS encoding phosphopantetheine adenylyltransferase, whose protein sequence is MRVAVGGTFDPVHDGHYSLLKKAFELGDEGVVVGLTSDDLAPKTRDEERRIRSFEERKEGLVEAIEEVNEWSRDYEVDKLEDPFGIASEDPSFDCIVVSPETQKGAEKINEIRQENGMETLDIVVVPYIAAEDGDPISSTRVVKGEIDKHGNVKEEETRG
- a CDS encoding GNAT family N-acetyltransferase gives rise to the protein MSDEENAGDRIRPLDESYIGCICEVTNSAAEVYYGTLPERCYSRPYMTREDVREDIEEGVVYRGYFLDSDLVGVIGVQEIENSQSFVAVRRLYVVPDFQRQGIGTSLLRHCLDSNPNRDVYTVTWKDAPWAVEFYEKNGFENLGVQPELVERHWSPPEGCENDFVVLLLES
- a CDS encoding zinc ribbon domain-containing protein, with translation MKVLTEYVFDCSGCGESVAVNAEMKQTLLRDGCPVCREDVSEDDFDSV